The Anaerolineales bacterium region GGGTGCTTCGCCAGCGCGTTGTCGAGTTGATCTTGCGAGTTCTGCCATTCCTGCTCGTCGTGCGGTTCGTGAACGGGACCGAGTGCGAAGACAGCCACCGGGCGATCGCCGAGCGCCGCACGATGGCGCGAGAGGAAGCGATGGGCGTCCTTGTGCCAGCGGAACATGAAAAGCGGTGCCCCGAGCACGATGCCGTCGTACTTTTCGATCTCGCGTACCTCTCGTGCAAACCGTAAATCGACTTCAAATCCATTTTCGCGCAGCGCATCGGCGATGGCTTCGGCGACTTCCTGCGTCGAGCCGTAGCGCGTGGCGTAGGCGACCAAAATCGATGGTGACACAGTACACTCCTTCTACGATGTTTAGATAATGGACTTCCCGGTCAGCGACCCAAGCGCGATAGCTGCCGGTAGATCGAGAAATACCAGATGATCAGAAGAACGGCGTTCGGAAGAATTACGAGCAAGGCGATGATCTCTGACGACGTCAACGCTTGCCGCAAATAGTCGAGCAGCGAAAGGACGTTCGCTGCAATCCCGACGTAAGCGGTGGACCTGCTGAAGGATTTACTGCGCAGCATGCTTGCAGAGACGATCCATCCTGCGATCGAAACCAGGAAGAGGCCCACGTTGAATCCGCCGACGGTCCGTTGGTTTGTGTTGGCCAACAAAGCTTGCCCCGCAGCGACGAAGATGGATTTCTGTGCCTCTGTCGCTGCAGCCGCGTGTTGGTCGCTGAGGGAAAGCATCGCGAACGGATTGTTCGTGGCCAGGAATACCGCAACCCCGATCAGCGCCAGGGTTACCGCGATCCTCATGCGGGTCCGATCGACATTCTTGAGCGCGCTGTAAAACGCCAGGAAAACGATCACGAACATGACGTACATCACGACTTCCAATCCCCAAAACTGGAGAAGTCCCACGAGCCGATTTCTCTGGAAGAGTGCGAACCATTCGACGACCGTTCCCGGCAGGGGCGAGATCGATTGAGCGATCACCTCCCCCAGCGTCACCGCTGCGGCGATAAAGGCGGCCGCAGCGCCAATCCGGAATATATCCCCATCGGATTGTTCGACACTCGGGCTGTTTTCTCCACGTTCCATCGTCCATCATCCTTTCATTTCTTTCCAATGATTCAATCCGCACGGCGCCGGCTCACCAGAACGCAACGCCGTATCAGCCGGCAAACATTGCGAAATAGGATATCGCAGTACTAATCACTGTCAAGGCCACGCCGGCTACGATACCTACCGGAATCGACTTCAGCATGTGCTTCTTCATGGACTCCGCACCCATGTCGTCGGGCAGTCTCAGGAACTCCGGCCGCCAAACGCCGATGACCAATCCATCGATGACGAGTGTATCGAAAAGAAAGAGGATGATGTAATGTACGAAGTTCAACAGGAATAACACCATGAAAGGGATCGTCAGACCGCTGCGAGCCAGGCCATAGTAATTGGCCAAGATTTGAAAGCCCACGATGATCAAGAGCAAGAGCAGCATGTTTAGAATGCCGCTGAGCGGGATACGCTCCTTCAACGTACCGTCCTGCTTTCGTGCGGTATACACCAGTCCGCCTCTGAAGACGGCGAAGACGTAGATACAGAATGCGAAAGCACCGACAGCACTCCAAACGATAAGGTAGCGAATGGCGATATCCAATGTCATCTGAACCTCCGGGTTGAGCGCTTGACTATACAGATAGGATGGTATATCATTTTTCTAAGAAAGTTAGGCATGGCTAATTTTATCCCCATACAGCAGGAAAATCAATACTGCCCACGAAAAGGGATGTCATAGAAAACAAAGGTTTACGATGGAAAAAAAGAAGAGCAAATTACCCTATCTGGTAACGATCGTCATCCTGGCGAGCATCATCTCCGCAATCGTGCTCGCTGCGGGAAGATGGGATTGGATCGAGATGTGGATTTTTCTGGCCACGTATTTGATCGTTTTTATCGCCTGGGGGATGTACCTGAAATTCAAAAAACCCGATTTGCTGCAGGAAAGGGTGACCGCCTTCGGTAAGGGGAAAAAGTGGGATCGGATTCTGATCGGCATTTATTGGATCCTGATTCTCGCGTTTCTGTTTACGGCGTCATTGGACGCCGGCCGGCATCAGAACTTCGTTACACCCATTCCGATCAAAATCATATCTATGGTTTTCATCCTGGCGGGATACGCACTCGGGTTTTGGAGTGGAATTGCCAACGAGTATCTGTCGAGTTTCGTACGCATCCAGGAGGAGCGTGGCCATCAGGTGAGCCAGGCGGGACCCTATCGTTTCATCCGGCATCCGATGTACGCAGGCGATATTCTCAGCTACCCCTTCGTGGCGCTCTTTCTGAACTCACTCTGGGCCCTTATACCGGCGGCCTTGATCATCGTGCTGTTTATCGTGCGTACCTATCTGGAGGACACCACTTTACAGCGAGAGCTCGAGGGCTACTCTGAATACACGCAAAAAGTCAAATATCGCCTGGTACCTTACGTTTGGTGATTTTCCGAAGTGAAACAATGGATACTCAGGGTGGACCTATCTGCTTACCCCAGGCGCCCCATCTTCCAAACGATATCCGATGCAGCAGGTAATCGAAGGTGTTGCCCGTTAGATTCCCAACCCGGATCATGCGCAGCGCCAGTTCGATCATCGCGAGGACGTTTTCCCCATAACGCGCTGCGACTTGCTCTCGCACTTGTGGCTCTGGTTCCGCATCCATCTCCGCCCAATGCTGTGCGTACAGCATGGCCGGAATTTCCTCGGCCGGGCTTCCTTCGAAGAGTCCTTTGCCCAACGCCTCGATCTCTTCTCCCGAAATTCCCT contains the following coding sequences:
- a CDS encoding flavodoxin domain-containing protein — protein: MSPSILVAYATRYGSTQEVAEAIADALRENGFEVDLRFAREVREIEKYDGIVLGAPLFMFRWHKDAHRFLSRHRAALGDRPVAVFALGPVHEPHDEQEWQNSQDQLDNALAKHPWFKPASLKLFGGKYDPSKLGFMIKILAGDAPASDLRDWEEIRAWAVGLKSILS
- a CDS encoding DUF4386 family protein is translated as MERGENSPSVEQSDGDIFRIGAAAAFIAAAVTLGEVIAQSISPLPGTVVEWFALFQRNRLVGLLQFWGLEVVMYVMFVIVFLAFYSALKNVDRTRMRIAVTLALIGVAVFLATNNPFAMLSLSDQHAAAATEAQKSIFVAAGQALLANTNQRTVGGFNVGLFLVSIAGWIVSASMLRSKSFSRSTAYVGIAANVLSLLDYLRQALTSSEIIALLVILPNAVLLIIWYFSIYRQLSRLGR
- a CDS encoding isoprenylcysteine carboxylmethyltransferase family protein → MEKKKSKLPYLVTIVILASIISAIVLAAGRWDWIEMWIFLATYLIVFIAWGMYLKFKKPDLLQERVTAFGKGKKWDRILIGIYWILILAFLFTASLDAGRHQNFVTPIPIKIISMVFILAGYALGFWSGIANEYLSSFVRIQEERGHQVSQAGPYRFIRHPMYAGDILSYPFVALFLNSLWALIPAALIIVLFIVRTYLEDTTLQRELEGYSEYTQKVKYRLVPYVW
- a CDS encoding carboxymuconolactone decarboxylase family protein produces the protein MAGFNRRLYRSLNEFLTDVRILVSRRKDIRTLVRGDVVAPAFRERLMLTVTAVNRCRYCSYGHARAALSQGISGEEIEALGKGLFEGSPAEEIPAMLYAQHWAEMDAEPEPQVREQVAARYGENVLAMIELALRMIRVGNLTGNTFDYLLHRISFGRWGAWGKQIGPP